Below is a genomic region from Microbacterium sp. KUDC0406.
CCGCACTGTCACCCGCTCCGCTGTGGCGTCAACCTGATCGCGAGTCATGCTGACGGCGCGGCCGAGTATCTGGGCATAGAGCAGCACGAAGAGGCCGGCGACGCGTACTTCCAGCTCGATGTCCTCATCATCGAGGAGACGGTCGATGCCACTCCACAGCTCCTCTTCGGTCATGTTTGACATCGTGTTCCGGGCGGCGCGGACGTTTGTGCTGAGATCGCCGGCCAACCGTGATCGGGTCGCCCACCGCACGAAGTGCTCCACAGGCTCGCGCGTCTTCACGCGGGCGATGTAGAGGTCAAGCGTGCGCTGTTCCAGGTCGCCGACGGTCAGCTTTCTGGCATCCATCCAGGTTAGGAACCGGACGACCGCAGCGAGATGGCTCCGCTGTCCGTGGAAGGCTTCCAAGGATAGGTCGCGACCATGGTCTCGGTAGCGGCGGTGCAGTTTCGGCAGGATGGCCCATCTGTAGAAGCGGCGAAGCTTGTTTCCGGTGGGGCGCTCGAGCGTGGCCGCCAAGGCGGCGACGTGCAAAGTGAGCTCGTGCTGGAACACGTGGATCTGCGGCAGCACACCGGCCTCGATGAGCAGACGCCGGAAGTAGCGCGTTGACGGCCGTTGCGGCAGAAGATCAAGTGCCGAGTGGTCGAGAGGCAGTGCACCCGTTGCCATGCCTCTCAACGTTTCAGTCACATGCTGTCGCCGGAGCCAGCGGACAATCGAGCGCGGGTCCATCGGAGCCTTCGTGAGGTGTTTGCGGAGCCTGATCAGCTCGATCGGCGCCTCTGCCGCGGTGCCGATGAGCTCGTCCAGACGCGCCTGCAGCCTGCAGCGGCCGCAGTGAGTTCCGGTCAGGAATTCCTCGCTGCCGCATGTGCGGCACGCGAATCGGGGCGATTGGCCGGCGCAGGCCGCGCAGGTGATCACGCCTTCATCAGTGATGAAGGCGAGGACTCGGATGTTCCCGCACGACGGGCACTCAGACGGGTTCCGTCGGAGGGCGCTGTAGCAGACGTTGCAGATCTTCCCGCCGAGGAGGGAGTACAGGCCCACGGCTGAACGGCCGCAGCGGTCACAGGACCGCAACGGCACTGCCGCCGTCATCGGCCGGGATCGGCGGGGCGATGAAGCCGCGCGCGCACCGGACGAAGGTCCCCGATCGCCGTGTCACGCCCCCGCCCGGTGCCGGTCTTCTTCGCCGCTGCTGGCTGCGCCGTGACGGTGATGAGGTCGTTCGGCTGGCATCCGAAGATGCGGCACAGAGCAGCCAACACCTCGACGTTCAACCGCTCCGGTGCTTTGGTGACCAGTCGATACACCTGCTCGCGGGACAGGACGATGCCCTGTTCACGCAGCGGCGCGAGCAGCTCCGTGGTCTGGAACATCCCAGCCTCGGCCATCAGAGCGCGCAAGTGCCAGTCGATCGGCCCCTTCGAGTCAATTGTCATCACGGTCCTCCGTGTTCCTCTTGAGCGCATCGGCGAGCACCCGGTTCTTATAGTCGTCCCCGACAGACGTGTAGATCGCGGTGGTCGAGGCGAACGTGTGGCCCACTTGATCCTGCACGAACTTCTCGCTGTAGCCCCACTCGATGAGGTTCGTCACATAGGTGTGCCGCAGCGAGTGCAGAACAAGTTCTTCCGGAAGTCCGGCCTCGTCGCGCAGCTCGGCGAAACGGTCGTTCAGATAGCGGCCACCGATTCTGGTCTTGCGCTCCGTCGGCCAGAGAATGTCCGTCTCCCAATCACCGACCACCCGCGGCCGGCCCTGGTCCACCCAATGGGTGAGGCCGTCAACGACCCAGTCGAACTCGGGCAGAGTCAGCACGGTCCGTCGCTTCGGACCGGTGCCCCGACTGCCCTTCCCGTGCCGGACATACGCCGCTCCGAAACTCCCGAACCCGGGGGCCACCGGGTTCGACCGCAGATCGGCAACGTCGAGTCCGATGCACTCGGATCGCCGCAGCCCAAAGGCGTAGATGGTCTTGAACATCTGCGCGTTCCGGAGCGCAGCAAGCGCCCCCTTCCTCCTGGCTCGCACGATCGCCTCGACCCGAGCATCCGCAGCCTCGAAGAACCGCTCCAGCTCGTCGAAGGTGAGGGCACGGCGCCCCGGATCTCCCTCATAGTCGAGCAGGTGCGAGATCGTGTTCCAGTCATGGCAGATCTGCTGCGGCGCATCCCCGAACCGAGCCAGACACTCGGCCTGCCAGCCGTACCGCGGGTCAGTGAGGAAGTCGCAGAACAGGCGGATCCTCGTCTGATACCCCCGAATCGTTGACCGCTTCAAGGGCCCCTTGCCGGGGCGCACGCGCACTGAGTAGTCCTCGAGGTCCCGCGGCTGCCACTGCCACGGGTACGCCGCGCAGAACACCGCGAAATCCTCGATGAACCGCCGACGCGAATCGATGGTGGTCGCCTGCAAACCGCGACTGGTCTGCTGGTTTGCCCAGCCATCCAGCATCGACTCGAAGACGTACTTCCCCTCATCGAGGGCGACGACATTTCCTGTCAGCCGCAGCGAAGAGCGACCATCATCATCTGAACCAGAACGCACGCCTCCATGGTTGCAGTAGTTGCATCATTGTTGCAACTGCTCTCCATGATCTGCATCCGCAGAGGTTGATGGACACGTTCTTGAAGCACCGCCCCGGCAGGCAAGAAGGTGACTTGATGGCCAAATCACCCTTGTCGGAACCATAAGCGACAGCCACGCCGACCGTGATCCACTCCTGGGCTCGGCGGCCAGCTCCCGCCGAGCCTCCTGCCACGACCTAGAAACTCCAGATCCACCATGCAATCGCAAGCAAGTGATGCATCTGATGTCGATACTGCTTGGTCTGTCGTCCATCGCGCATCAACCACACATCGACGGCATCCATGCAGACAGCGTTCGAACAGGTCGGGATGCCGCCGCTACGC
It encodes:
- a CDS encoding helix-turn-helix domain-containing protein gives rise to the protein MTIDSKGPIDWHLRALMAEAGMFQTTELLAPLREQGIVLSREQVYRLVTKAPERLNVEVLAALCRIFGCQPNDLITVTAQPAAAKKTGTGRGRDTAIGDLRPVRARLHRPADPGR
- a CDS encoding tyrosine-type recombinase/integrase, with product MLDGWANQQTSRGLQATTIDSRRRFIEDFAVFCAAYPWQWQPRDLEDYSVRVRPGKGPLKRSTIRGYQTRIRLFCDFLTDPRYGWQAECLARFGDAPQQICHDWNTISHLLDYEGDPGRRALTFDELERFFEAADARVEAIVRARRKGALAALRNAQMFKTIYAFGLRRSECIGLDVADLRSNPVAPGFGSFGAAYVRHGKGSRGTGPKRRTVLTLPEFDWVVDGLTHWVDQGRPRVVGDWETDILWPTERKTRIGGRYLNDRFAELRDEAGLPEELVLHSLRHTYVTNLIEWGYSEKFVQDQVGHTFASTTAIYTSVGDDYKNRVLADALKRNTEDRDDN